One Kribbella sp. NBC_00662 genomic region harbors:
- a CDS encoding MFS transporter, with the protein MTATDTRSRTAPPRAARVATWMYFGLNGFAVGMWVVHIPSIEQKTGITHSTLGLLLLVLGGAAFTGMQVAGPLVDKLGQRRLVPAAGILLGVALAGPGLATNWWTLGLTLIFIGFGNGSIDVGMNAQAVVVERNYPRPIMAAFHAMWSIGGAIAAIVGAATLRADVPPEVTLASAGVLCIVLSLVASRFLLEATVPPEDDLAEGEQRAKPPAKLVWALGGLAFGLMLSEGVANDWAALHFRDILGTSVSTAAYAYGAFAVAMTVGRFLTDRVAAVVGPAAIVRWGAAMAAVGLTLVIVVPWVPVALVGWAVFGLGLAGGVPQLFTAAGNLDPRSSGALMARVVGLGYVGLLAGPALIGGLAHWMPLNIAFILPVVLCVLTFFGGPVLKKGIS; encoded by the coding sequence TTGACCGCGACCGACACGCGATCGCGGACAGCTCCACCCCGGGCTGCACGGGTCGCCACCTGGATGTACTTCGGTCTGAACGGGTTCGCGGTCGGGATGTGGGTCGTGCACATCCCGAGCATCGAACAGAAGACCGGTATCACCCACAGCACGCTCGGCCTGCTCCTGCTGGTGCTCGGCGGCGCCGCGTTCACCGGTATGCAGGTCGCGGGTCCGCTCGTCGACAAGCTCGGCCAGCGCCGGCTCGTCCCGGCCGCCGGCATCCTGCTCGGCGTCGCGCTCGCCGGGCCCGGCCTCGCGACGAACTGGTGGACGCTCGGCCTCACGCTGATCTTCATCGGCTTCGGCAACGGTTCGATCGACGTCGGCATGAACGCGCAGGCCGTGGTCGTCGAACGTAATTACCCGCGCCCGATCATGGCCGCCTTCCATGCGATGTGGTCGATCGGCGGCGCGATCGCGGCGATCGTCGGTGCGGCGACGCTGCGGGCCGACGTACCGCCGGAGGTCACGCTCGCCTCGGCCGGTGTGTTGTGCATCGTGCTGTCGCTGGTCGCCAGCCGGTTCTTGCTGGAGGCAACCGTTCCTCCGGAGGACGACCTGGCCGAGGGGGAGCAGCGGGCGAAGCCGCCGGCCAAGCTCGTCTGGGCTCTGGGCGGACTCGCGTTCGGGCTGATGCTGTCCGAGGGCGTCGCGAACGACTGGGCCGCGCTGCACTTCCGCGACATCCTCGGGACATCGGTCAGTACGGCGGCCTACGCGTACGGCGCGTTCGCGGTCGCGATGACCGTCGGCCGATTCCTCACCGACCGGGTCGCGGCCGTCGTCGGACCGGCGGCGATCGTGCGCTGGGGTGCGGCGATGGCGGCGGTCGGGCTGACGCTGGTGATCGTCGTACCGTGGGTGCCGGTCGCGCTCGTCGGCTGGGCCGTGTTCGGGCTGGGCCTCGCGGGCGGCGTACCGCAGCTGTTCACCGCCGCGGGCAACCTCGACCCGCGGTCGTCCGGCGCGCTGATGGCGCGCGTCGTCGGCCTCGGGTACGTCGGTCTGCTCGCCGGGCCGGCGCTGATCGGCGGGCTCGCGCACTGGATGCCGCTGAACATCGCGTTCATCCTGCCGGTCGTGCTGTGTGTGCTGACGTTCTTCGGCGGCCCGGTGCTGAAGAAGGGCATCAGCTAA
- a CDS encoding DeoR/GlpR family DNA-binding transcription regulator: MIVERLRVVDRVSVQELVEATEASDMTVRRDLDFLAAQGVLKRVHGGAVASLPSGLEPPHSLRAQAAVAAKQAIARAAVEHLHDGETIVLDSGTTALETARLLHDRALTVMPLSLHVAHELADAPRIRLLMPGGEARKGELSLVGPLTVASLRALHFDAAVLSPCAFSLDAGLTAFDLGDAEVKQEAMKVATRTVVLADGAKWDRAALAYVCPADRPDLIITDESAPEDQRTVLTQRGVLVEVAS, from the coding sequence GTGATCGTAGAACGACTACGAGTCGTCGACCGAGTGTCGGTCCAGGAGCTGGTCGAGGCGACCGAGGCCTCGGATATGACGGTCCGCCGCGACCTCGACTTCCTGGCGGCGCAGGGCGTGCTGAAGCGCGTCCACGGCGGCGCGGTCGCGTCGCTGCCGTCCGGCCTCGAGCCGCCGCACTCGCTGCGCGCCCAGGCCGCCGTCGCCGCGAAGCAGGCGATCGCTCGCGCCGCCGTCGAGCACCTTCACGACGGCGAGACGATCGTCCTCGACAGCGGTACGACGGCACTCGAGACCGCGCGGCTGCTGCACGACCGCGCTCTCACGGTCATGCCGCTGTCGCTGCACGTCGCACACGAGCTGGCGGATGCGCCGCGGATCCGGCTGCTGATGCCGGGTGGAGAGGCGCGCAAGGGTGAGCTGTCGCTGGTCGGTCCGCTGACGGTCGCCTCGCTGCGGGCGCTGCACTTCGACGCCGCCGTCCTGAGCCCGTGTGCATTCAGCCTCGACGCAGGACTGACTGCCTTCGACCTGGGGGATGCGGAGGTCAAGCAGGAGGCGATGAAGGTCGCCACGCGCACCGTCGTACTCGCGGACGGCGCCAAGTGGGACCGGGCCGCTCTCGCCTACGTCTGCCCTGCCGACCGGCCCGACCTGATCATCACGGACGAGTCCGCTCCGGAAGACCAGCGCACCGTCCTGACCCAGCGCGGCGTACTCGTAGAGGTGGCCTCTTGA
- a CDS encoding D-alanine--D-alanine ligase family protein has product MSEYSNEEQRKPRVAVVFGGRSSEHAISCVTAANVLQVIDRDKYDVVPIGISTSGHWVLESGDPERLSITDGKLPEVDVTAMPVLFGANRELVISEPEQVPSTLGQVDVVFPLLHGPWGEDGTIQGLLEMSDIRYVGSGVLASAVGMDKHYMKVVFQAAGLEVTPYVVIRDRDWMRDPAACREAVDALGYPVFVKPCRGGSSLGISKVNSLDELDEAVAVARAHDPKVIVEASAKNPREIEVGVLGGLNGAKPEVSVCGEIAVSGGGHDFYDFETKYLPEGEEYTALSVPADLPEEIAAEVRAKALTAFDAIDAEGLARVDFFLDADNRVIINEINTMPGFTPTSMFPRLWAASGKDYATLVEHLLSLAMTRPTGLR; this is encoded by the coding sequence GTGAGTGAGTACTCGAACGAAGAACAGCGCAAGCCCCGCGTCGCCGTCGTTTTCGGTGGCCGGTCGAGCGAGCACGCCATCTCCTGTGTCACCGCGGCCAACGTCCTGCAGGTGATCGACCGGGACAAGTACGACGTGGTCCCGATCGGCATCAGCACCAGCGGCCACTGGGTGCTGGAGAGCGGCGACCCCGAGCGGCTGTCGATCACCGACGGCAAGCTCCCCGAGGTCGACGTGACCGCGATGCCGGTGCTGTTCGGCGCGAACCGCGAGCTCGTGATCAGCGAGCCCGAGCAGGTCCCGAGCACCCTCGGCCAGGTCGACGTGGTCTTCCCGCTGCTGCACGGCCCGTGGGGCGAGGACGGCACCATCCAGGGCCTGCTGGAGATGTCCGACATCCGCTACGTCGGCTCCGGCGTACTCGCGAGCGCCGTCGGCATGGACAAGCACTACATGAAGGTCGTCTTCCAGGCCGCCGGCCTCGAGGTCACGCCGTACGTCGTGATCCGCGACCGCGACTGGATGCGGGACCCGGCCGCGTGCCGCGAGGCGGTCGACGCGCTCGGCTACCCGGTCTTCGTGAAGCCGTGCCGCGGCGGTTCGAGCCTCGGGATCAGCAAGGTGAACAGCCTCGACGAGCTCGACGAGGCGGTCGCGGTGGCCCGCGCCCACGACCCGAAGGTGATCGTCGAGGCCTCCGCGAAGAACCCGCGCGAGATCGAGGTCGGCGTACTCGGCGGCCTGAACGGCGCCAAGCCCGAGGTCAGCGTCTGCGGCGAGATCGCGGTCTCCGGCGGCGGCCACGACTTCTACGACTTCGAGACCAAGTACCTGCCCGAGGGCGAGGAGTACACCGCGCTGTCGGTCCCGGCCGACCTGCCCGAGGAGATCGCCGCCGAGGTCCGCGCCAAGGCCCTCACCGCCTTCGACGCCATCGACGCCGAGGGCCTCGCCCGCGTCGACTTCTTCCTCGACGCCGACAACCGCGTGATCATCAACGAGATCAACACCATGCCCGGCTTCACCCCGACCAGCATGTTCCCCCGCCTGTGGGCCGCCTCCGGCAAGGACTACGCAACCCTCGTCGAGCACCTCCTCTCCCTCGCGATGACCCGCCCCACCGGCCTGCGCTGA
- a CDS encoding TetR/AcrR family transcriptional regulator, producing MGLREVKRERTRRLIADKAFELFNDNGFGRTTVEQIAAAAEVGPSTLYRYFPTKETLVLEFVEDCLGDAVSWFREQPDLELTAGLQAVIERVLEQLETNPDRVRAVFDLAAQTASVSAHLNELIWRFRTDLADELVLRLPADNRAEFTSALAAGIAMNIIETVVRVWVDSPDTTDAKSLAREGMSLLRTGGIPLPAATYRVSENSAHDS from the coding sequence ATGGGACTGCGCGAGGTGAAGCGGGAGCGGACCCGCCGGCTGATCGCGGACAAAGCGTTCGAGCTGTTCAACGACAACGGCTTCGGCCGGACCACGGTCGAGCAGATCGCGGCGGCGGCCGAGGTCGGGCCGAGCACGCTGTACCGGTACTTCCCGACCAAGGAAACGCTGGTCCTCGAGTTCGTCGAGGACTGCCTCGGCGACGCGGTCAGCTGGTTCCGCGAGCAGCCCGACCTGGAGCTGACGGCCGGCCTGCAGGCGGTGATCGAGCGGGTCCTGGAGCAGCTGGAGACCAACCCGGACCGGGTGCGGGCGGTGTTCGACCTGGCGGCGCAGACCGCGTCGGTGAGTGCCCACCTCAACGAGCTGATCTGGCGCTTCCGCACCGACCTCGCCGACGAGCTGGTATTGCGGTTGCCGGCTGACAACCGCGCCGAGTTCACGAGCGCGCTGGCGGCCGGGATCGCGATGAACATCATCGAGACGGTCGTCCGCGTGTGGGTCGACAGCCCCGACACCACCGACGCGAAGTCGCTCGCCCGCGAGGGCATGAGCCTCCTGCGCACGGGCGGGATCCCCCTCCCCGCTGCTACCTACCGCGTCAGCGAGAATTCAGCACATGACTCTTGA
- a CDS encoding MerR family transcriptional regulator — translation MLTIGQLARYVGVSTKTVRVYHAKGLLPEPERDSSGYRRYSAEAVVELVRIRMLAEAGVPLARIRELSSTDALSPALEQIDAELTTRIKRLRETQRRLRMLAAGEIRILPADVEEHLAGLSALGFTQRWIAMERDLWIIVYATHPDLAGTWFQDQAQALTDPELRSLYLAADRAHDLDPDDPFLTELADRIVAASIQRYGTESPGASADPAIPDLLQSTLNASSPGWQQLDTLIRSRLADAGFTLRTSPDDNDRE, via the coding sequence GTGCTCACCATCGGACAGCTCGCGCGGTACGTCGGGGTCTCGACGAAGACCGTCCGCGTGTACCACGCGAAGGGCCTGCTGCCGGAGCCCGAGCGGGACTCGTCCGGATACCGCCGGTACTCCGCGGAGGCCGTCGTCGAGCTGGTCCGGATCCGGATGCTGGCGGAGGCCGGCGTACCGCTCGCCCGGATCCGCGAGCTCAGCTCAACCGACGCCCTGAGTCCCGCGCTCGAGCAGATCGATGCCGAGCTGACCACCCGGATCAAACGCCTCCGCGAGACCCAGCGCCGGCTCCGGATGCTGGCCGCCGGCGAGATCCGGATCCTGCCCGCGGACGTCGAGGAGCATCTCGCCGGGCTGTCCGCGCTCGGCTTCACGCAGCGGTGGATCGCGATGGAGCGGGACCTGTGGATCATCGTCTACGCGACCCACCCGGACCTCGCCGGCACCTGGTTCCAGGACCAGGCGCAGGCGCTCACGGATCCGGAGCTGCGGAGCCTCTACCTTGCCGCGGACCGCGCCCACGACCTCGACCCCGACGACCCGTTCCTGACCGAGCTCGCCGACCGGATCGTTGCCGCCAGCATCCAACGCTACGGAACCGAATCACCGGGCGCCTCCGCCGATCCCGCCATCCCCGACCTCCTGCAAAGCACCCTCAATGCATCCTCGCCAGGCTGGCAGCAGCTTGACACCTTGATCCGTAGCCGGCTCGCGGACGCCGGGTTCACCCTTCGGACAAGCCCCGATGACAACGACCGCGAGTGA
- a CDS encoding class F sortase, with protein MRKSTPIRVRIPAIGVDSGLIRLGLKRDGTLQVPPNGFPAGWFTGAPTPGERGPAVIAGHVHWSGRAGVFARLAQLKPGDSIVVSRQDHSNAVFRVNRVQQYPKTSFPSAAVYGDIDRAGLRLITCGGLDYESAKYEANLVVFADLIS; from the coding sequence ATGCGGAAGTCCACCCCGATCCGGGTCAGGATCCCCGCGATCGGGGTGGATTCGGGCCTGATCCGCCTCGGCCTGAAACGCGACGGCACTCTCCAGGTCCCGCCGAACGGATTCCCGGCCGGCTGGTTCACCGGCGCCCCCACACCGGGCGAGCGCGGCCCGGCCGTCATCGCCGGTCACGTCCACTGGTCGGGCCGGGCGGGGGTGTTCGCCCGACTGGCACAGCTGAAGCCCGGTGACTCGATCGTCGTCAGCCGGCAGGACCACTCGAACGCCGTGTTCCGGGTGAACCGGGTCCAGCAGTACCCCAAGACCAGCTTCCCGAGCGCCGCGGTCTACGGCGACATCGACCGCGCCGGCTTGCGGCTGATCACCTGCGGCGGCCTCGACTACGAGTCGGCGAAGTACGAGGCCAATCTCGTGGTGTTCGCCGACCTGATCAGCTGA
- a CDS encoding ice-binding family protein, whose protein sequence is MKSSTYATPGRRLRLSALAVAATLVVSAGGLLATSGNAQAAAVAVPLGTAESFVVLGGAGITNTGPTVLTGDIGSFPNPAISGTGTMTITGTNHAGDDVTQEAKKDLVTAYNVAAGESPRTPITDDLGGKTLTQGVYNSASSIGLTGALTLDAEGDAGAVFVFQAGSTLTTASSSSVVLTNGAQACNVFWQVGSSATIGTATSFRGTVLALASITMNTGATAVGRMLARNGSVTLDTNTLTKPTCTTPPTTPPTTPPTTPPTTPPTTPPTTPPTTPPTTPPTTPPTTPPTTPPTTPPTTPPTTPPTTPPTTPPTTPPTTPPTTPPTTPPTTPPTTPPTTPPTTPPTTPPTTPPTTPPTTPPTTSPTTSPTTSPTTVPTTPRPTTPTPTVSPRPPQVTRTPQGSVGTGDASGLSIVLIRPPSAPGLNWFSWSGTSTP, encoded by the coding sequence ATGAAGTCTTCCACCTACGCGACACCCGGCCGCCGGTTGCGGCTGAGCGCACTCGCCGTAGCGGCCACGCTCGTCGTGTCCGCCGGCGGTCTCCTGGCCACCAGCGGCAATGCGCAAGCGGCAGCCGTGGCGGTCCCGCTCGGCACCGCCGAGAGTTTCGTCGTCCTCGGGGGCGCCGGAATCACCAACACCGGACCGACCGTGCTGACCGGCGACATCGGCAGCTTCCCGAATCCCGCGATCAGCGGCACCGGAACAATGACGATCACCGGTACGAACCACGCCGGCGACGACGTGACCCAGGAGGCGAAGAAGGACCTGGTCACGGCGTACAACGTCGCCGCGGGGGAGTCGCCGCGGACGCCGATCACCGACGATCTGGGCGGCAAGACGCTGACCCAGGGCGTCTACAACTCGGCCTCCTCCATCGGGCTGACCGGCGCGCTGACGCTGGACGCCGAGGGTGACGCCGGGGCGGTCTTCGTGTTCCAGGCCGGCTCGACCCTCACGACCGCGAGCAGCAGCAGCGTGGTGCTGACGAACGGAGCCCAGGCCTGCAACGTGTTCTGGCAGGTCGGCAGCTCAGCCACCATCGGCACCGCGACCAGCTTCCGCGGAACCGTCCTGGCACTCGCCTCGATCACCATGAACACCGGCGCCACCGCCGTCGGCCGAATGCTGGCCCGCAACGGCTCGGTGACCCTAGACACCAACACCCTCACCAAACCAACCTGCACCACCCCACCCACCACGCCACCGACGACGCCACCGACGACGCCGCCCACCACGCCGCCCACGACGCCGCCAACGACCCCGCCAACCACGCCGCCAACCACGCCGCCCACCACGCCGCCAACGACCCCGCCAACGACCCCGCCAACCACGCCGCCCACCACGCCGCCGACGACCCCGCCAACCACGCCGCCAACGACCCCGCCCACCACGCCACCGACGACGCCACCGACGACGCCACCGACGACGCCACCGACGACGCCACCGACGACGCCACCGACGACGCCACCGACGACGCCACCGACGACGCCACCGACGACGCCACCGACGACCCCGCCCACCACCCCACCCACGACCTCACCCACGACCTCACCGACGACCTCACCGACGACCGTGCCGACTACGCCGAGGCCGACCACGCCGACGCCGACTGTCTCCCCGAGGCCGCCGCAGGTCACCAGGACCCCGCAGGGCTCGGTCGGGACGGGTGATGCCTCCGGCCTCTCAATCGTCCTGATCAGGCCGCCGAGCGCCCCCGGGCTCAACTGGTTCAGCTGGAGCGGGACCAGCACTCCATGA
- a CDS encoding PLP-dependent aspartate aminotransferase family protein has protein sequence MTLDPSTVVVHAGRPERVPNAPVGESPVFSSTYVAGGDRGYGRFGNDAWSALEETLGELEGGRGVAFASGMAAAAAVIDLVPVGGRVVAPQHAYSGVVALLDQQAETGRLKVEHVDVADTEAVKQAVVGADMLWIESPTNPAMEVADIPALAEATDAIVVVDNTFATPLLQQPLKLGADVVMHSATKFISGHSDVVLGAVITADDDLWSAIEHRRRSFGAIPGPMEAWLALRGLRTLALRLERAQSNAAFLAQRLLEHPRVSRVRYPGLPSDPGHARAAAQMSGFGAILAVELGGDAALAQRVCERTELWVHATSLGGVESMLERRRRWPMEVPTIPEDLIRLSVGIEHPDDLWADLEQALS, from the coding sequence ATGACTCTTGATCCCTCCACGGTCGTCGTCCACGCGGGTCGGCCGGAGCGGGTGCCGAATGCTCCCGTCGGCGAGTCGCCGGTGTTCAGTTCGACGTACGTCGCCGGCGGCGATCGCGGGTACGGGCGGTTCGGCAACGACGCGTGGTCGGCGCTCGAGGAGACGCTCGGCGAGCTCGAGGGCGGCCGTGGCGTCGCGTTCGCGTCGGGAATGGCGGCGGCAGCTGCCGTCATCGACCTGGTGCCGGTCGGCGGGCGGGTGGTGGCGCCGCAGCACGCGTACTCCGGAGTCGTCGCGCTGCTCGATCAGCAGGCCGAGACCGGCCGACTGAAGGTCGAGCACGTCGATGTCGCGGACACCGAGGCCGTGAAGCAGGCCGTCGTCGGCGCCGACATGCTGTGGATCGAGTCGCCGACCAACCCGGCGATGGAGGTCGCCGACATTCCGGCACTCGCGGAAGCGACCGATGCCATCGTTGTCGTCGACAACACGTTCGCGACTCCCCTGCTCCAGCAGCCGCTCAAGCTCGGTGCGGATGTAGTGATGCACTCGGCCACCAAGTTCATCTCCGGTCACTCGGACGTCGTCCTCGGCGCCGTCATCACCGCGGACGACGACCTGTGGTCAGCGATCGAGCACCGGCGCCGCAGCTTCGGCGCGATCCCCGGCCCGATGGAGGCCTGGCTCGCGCTGCGCGGTCTGCGTACGCTCGCCCTTCGGCTCGAGCGCGCCCAGTCGAACGCCGCGTTCCTGGCTCAGCGACTCCTCGAGCACCCCCGCGTCAGCCGCGTCCGCTACCCCGGTCTGCCGAGCGACCCGGGCCATGCCCGCGCGGCGGCACAGATGTCCGGTTTCGGCGCGATCCTCGCCGTCGAGCTCGGCGGTGACGCGGCGCTCGCCCAGCGGGTCTGCGAGCGGACCGAGCTCTGGGTGCACGCGACCAGTCTCGGCGGCGTCGAGTCGATGCTCGAACGCCGCCGCCGCTGGCCGATGGAGGTCCCGACGATCCCCGAGGACCTGATCCGCCTGTCGGTCGGCATCGAGCACCCCGACGACCTCTGGGCGGACCTCGAGCAAGCCCTTAGCTGA
- a CDS encoding MerR family transcriptional regulator, which yields MRIGELAQQTNLSKDTIRFYERIGLVEGERRPNGYRDFSAEMVPWLLYVRTAQALGFSLAEIAKLGDQVRDSPDSASALSALLADKVEIIDQRMAELTTLRADLTERIGTGCPLSPVGG from the coding sequence GTGCGCATAGGTGAGCTCGCCCAGCAGACGAATCTGTCCAAGGACACCATCCGTTTCTACGAGCGGATCGGTCTCGTCGAAGGCGAGCGGCGGCCGAACGGCTATCGGGACTTCTCCGCGGAGATGGTGCCTTGGTTGCTTTACGTCCGTACGGCGCAGGCGCTCGGCTTCTCGCTTGCCGAGATCGCCAAGCTCGGCGACCAGGTCCGCGACTCCCCCGACTCGGCGAGCGCTCTGTCCGCGCTGCTCGCCGACAAGGTCGAGATCATCGATCAGCGGATGGCCGAGCTGACCACGCTGCGCGCTGACCTGACCGAGCGCATCGGGACCGGGTGTCCGCTCAGCCCAGTAGGCGGTTGA
- a CDS encoding GNAT family N-acetyltransferase, translated as MNELRFRTAGADDAAAVAELHGDSWRRHYRGAYADAFLDDESAEYLGAMWAKRLAAREGTRTTVAEYDGKLVGLSHLVLGADPKFGALVDNLHVRAPLKRQGIGTQLLALTAKALQELEPGSGLYLWVLEQNTAAQGFYEARGGIRGDRKDVPPPGGEARRLNGTPACFRYYWPDPSLLA; from the coding sequence ATGAATGAGCTGCGGTTCCGGACGGCTGGGGCAGATGACGCGGCAGCGGTGGCTGAACTGCACGGGGACAGTTGGCGGCGCCACTACCGCGGTGCGTACGCCGACGCGTTCCTCGACGACGAGTCGGCGGAGTACCTCGGCGCGATGTGGGCCAAGCGGCTTGCGGCGCGGGAAGGCACGCGGACGACGGTTGCGGAGTACGACGGGAAGCTCGTCGGTCTCTCGCATCTCGTGCTCGGCGCCGACCCGAAGTTCGGTGCGCTCGTCGACAATCTGCACGTCCGCGCGCCGCTCAAGCGGCAGGGCATCGGGACGCAACTGCTCGCGTTGACGGCCAAGGCCCTGCAGGAGCTGGAGCCCGGGTCCGGGCTGTATCTGTGGGTCCTCGAGCAGAACACCGCCGCTCAAGGGTTCTACGAAGCGCGCGGCGGCATCCGCGGCGACCGCAAGGACGTCCCGCCGCCAGGTGGTGAGGCGCGGCGACTCAACGGCACACCGGCCTGCTTCAGGTACTACTGGCCGGATCCTTCGCTTCTTGCTTGA
- a CDS encoding cytochrome P450: MTESFPVGRPTGCPFDPAQAYAGFRRTPELAKVSTPAGVDAYVASRYDDVRTLLRDSRLSSRSAPSDHVVPGADLDREADSGSILHADGAAHKRLRRMLATEFAVKRMEAMRPRIAAMIETQLDTMLATGGPVDLVQAFALPIPSLVICELLGVPYADRAEFQERSATLVRVDGDRDEMMRVSDALNQYMVGLVLAKQSERSDDLLSRLITRGEELGEPLSLPELVSIGITLLIAGHETTANMIALSTLALLRNPAQLDALRADPELAPAAVEELLRYLSVVQFGLFRHVTDELPVGAATLQAGEFLIAALSSANRDSQVFPDPDRLDVRRQDAAHVAFGFGPHQCLGQQLARVELHEVFTRLYARIPTLRLAVPFEEIEYRNNTLVYGVTALPVTWD; the protein is encoded by the coding sequence ATGACCGAGAGCTTCCCCGTCGGCCGTCCGACCGGGTGCCCGTTCGACCCGGCGCAGGCGTACGCCGGCTTCCGCCGTACGCCCGAGCTGGCCAAGGTCTCCACGCCGGCCGGAGTCGACGCCTACGTCGCCAGCCGGTACGACGACGTACGCACACTGCTCCGGGATAGCCGGCTCAGCTCACGGTCCGCGCCGTCGGACCACGTCGTCCCCGGCGCCGACCTGGACCGGGAGGCCGACTCGGGCTCGATCCTGCATGCCGACGGTGCTGCGCATAAGCGGCTGCGGCGGATGCTGGCGACCGAATTCGCGGTGAAGCGGATGGAGGCGATGCGGCCGCGGATCGCCGCGATGATCGAGACACAGCTCGACACGATGCTCGCCACCGGCGGGCCGGTCGATCTGGTGCAGGCATTCGCGTTGCCGATCCCGTCGCTGGTGATCTGCGAACTGCTGGGCGTGCCTTATGCGGATCGCGCCGAGTTCCAGGAGCGGAGCGCGACGCTGGTCCGGGTCGACGGCGATCGGGACGAGATGATGCGGGTCAGCGACGCGCTCAACCAGTACATGGTCGGTCTGGTACTGGCGAAGCAGTCCGAGCGCTCAGATGACCTGCTGTCGCGGCTGATCACCCGTGGCGAGGAGTTGGGTGAGCCGCTCAGCCTGCCGGAGCTGGTGTCGATCGGGATCACGCTGCTGATCGCCGGGCACGAGACGACCGCGAACATGATTGCTCTCAGCACGCTCGCGCTGCTGCGGAATCCTGCGCAGCTCGACGCCTTGCGAGCCGACCCGGAGCTGGCGCCGGCGGCGGTCGAGGAGCTGCTCCGGTATCTGTCTGTCGTCCAGTTCGGGCTGTTCCGGCACGTCACAGACGAGCTGCCGGTCGGCGCGGCGACTCTGCAGGCGGGGGAGTTCCTGATTGCGGCGCTGTCCTCGGCGAACCGGGACTCGCAGGTGTTCCCGGACCCCGATCGGCTGGACGTGCGGCGGCAGGACGCGGCCCATGTCGCCTTCGGATTCGGGCCGCATCAGTGCCTCGGCCAGCAGTTGGCGCGGGTCGAGCTGCACGAGGTCTTCACCCGGTTGTACGCGCGGATCCCGACGCTGCGACTCGCCGTACCGTTCGAGGAGATCGAATACCGGAACAACACGCTCGTGTACGGAGTGACAGCGTTGCCAGTCACCTGGGACTGA
- a CDS encoding MFS transporter — MTEDTDLVKRSRYAVAAVFCVHGSVTGSFATRVPWIQEHAGVSAGQLGLALAFPALGAAVMMPFAARVSHRFGSRNALRGLLALWTLALIPPSFAPGLLTLCVALFIYGGTAGMADVAMNALGVEIEHRLKKSIMSGLHGLWSVGALLGSAVGTVAAHANVSAQVHHVVAAVVLTVIGAVVCQFVLNIHPEEDEEPPARFALPPKSALLIGAVGFCAVFAEGASLDWSAVYLRDILDSSAGVAAGATTGFALTMAIARLTGDAVVDRFGAVRTVRWSGVIATLGSLLVVVSPTAAVAMIGFGLIGVGIAVVVPLAFAAAGHTGPNPSQAIAGVATITYASGLVAPSIIGGIAQASNLTMSFIVVTALAAGLAVFARVLAPRPSTTAGAGPLQS, encoded by the coding sequence GTGACTGAAGACACCGACCTCGTCAAGCGCTCCCGGTACGCCGTGGCCGCCGTCTTCTGCGTGCACGGATCGGTGACCGGGTCGTTCGCGACCCGGGTGCCGTGGATCCAGGAGCACGCCGGGGTCTCGGCCGGCCAGCTCGGGCTGGCGCTCGCGTTCCCGGCGCTCGGCGCGGCGGTGATGATGCCGTTCGCCGCCCGGGTCAGTCACCGGTTCGGCAGCCGGAACGCGTTGCGCGGTCTGCTCGCGCTCTGGACCCTCGCGCTGATCCCGCCGTCGTTCGCACCCGGTCTCCTGACGTTGTGCGTCGCCCTCTTCATCTACGGCGGTACGGCGGGTATGGCCGATGTCGCGATGAACGCGCTCGGCGTCGAGATCGAGCACCGGCTGAAGAAGTCGATCATGTCCGGCCTGCACGGTCTGTGGAGTGTGGGCGCGCTGCTCGGCTCGGCGGTCGGCACGGTGGCGGCGCATGCGAATGTCAGCGCGCAGGTCCATCACGTGGTGGCAGCCGTCGTGCTGACGGTGATCGGTGCGGTGGTGTGTCAGTTCGTGCTGAACATCCATCCCGAGGAGGACGAGGAGCCGCCGGCGCGGTTCGCGCTGCCGCCGAAATCGGCGCTGCTGATCGGGGCGGTCGGGTTCTGCGCGGTGTTCGCCGAGGGGGCGAGCCTGGACTGGTCGGCCGTCTACCTGCGCGACATCCTGGACAGTTCGGCGGGGGTCGCGGCCGGGGCGACCACCGGGTTCGCGCTGACGATGGCGATCGCGCGGTTGACCGGCGATGCGGTGGTCGACCGGTTCGGCGCCGTACGGACGGTTCGTTGGAGTGGTGTGATCGCGACGCTGGGCAGTCTGCTCGTGGTCGTTTCGCCGACGGCGGCCGTCGCGATGATCGGGTTCGGCCTGATCGGCGTCGGGATCGCGGTCGTCGTACCGCTGGCCTTCGCCGCGGCCGGGCACACAGGGCCGAACCCGAGCCAGGCGATCGCGGGCGTCGCGACGATCACCTACGCGTCCGGCCTGGTGGCGCCGTCGATCATCGGCGGCATCGCGCAGGCCAGCAACCTGACCATGTCGTTCATCGTGGTCACCGCGCTGGCGGCCGGGCTGGCTGTGTTCGCGCGCGTGCTCGCGCCGCGTCCGTCAACCACGGCAGGAGCTGGACCACTCCAAAGCTGA